Proteins encoded by one window of Lates calcarifer isolate ASB-BC8 linkage group LG7_1, TLL_Latcal_v3, whole genome shotgun sequence:
- the acp1 gene encoding low molecular weight phosphotyrosine protein phosphatase isoform X1 — MAGSSTKSVLFICLGNICRSPIAEAVFRKMASDAGVVDKWRIDSAATSTYEIGNPPDHRGQACMKRHSVPMRHVARQVTKEDFMSFEYILCMDESNLSDLKRKANSVKNYRAKIELLGSYDPQKQLIIKDPYYGSDEDFEKVYEQCVRCCKAFLEANS; from the exons ATGGCGGGCAGCAGTACGAAGTCGGTTTTGTTCATTTGCCTCG GGAATATTTGCAGATCCCCCATCGCTGAAGCAGTCTTCAGGAAGATGGCATCTGATGCTGGTGTTGTTGACAAG TGGAGGATAGACAGTGCTGCCACCTCCACCTATGAGATAGGAAACCCTCCAGACCACCGTGGCCAAGCCTGCATGAAGAGGCATAGCGTGCCCATGAGGCATGTGGCCAGGCAG GTGACCAAGGAAGATTTCATGAGCTTTGAGTACATTCTCTGCATGGACGAGAGCAACCTGAG TGACTTGAAAAGGAAAGCAAACTCTGTGAAAAACTACCGAGCTAAGATCGAGCTTCTTGGTTCATATGACCCTCAAAAGCAGCTGATCATCAAAGACCCATATTAT GGGAGTGATGAAGACTTTGAAAAGGTGTACGAACAGTGTGTACGCTGCTGCAAAGCCTTTCTGGAGGCGAACTCCTAA
- the acp1 gene encoding low molecular weight phosphotyrosine protein phosphatase isoform X2 yields MAGSSTKSVLFICLGNICRSPIAEAVFRKMASDAGVVDKWVIDSAATSDWNIGSSPDARGLACLRKHGIETTHRAQQVTKEDFMSFEYILCMDESNLSDLKRKANSVKNYRAKIELLGSYDPQKQLIIKDPYYGSDEDFEKVYEQCVRCCKAFLEANS; encoded by the exons ATGGCGGGCAGCAGTACGAAGTCGGTTTTGTTCATTTGCCTCG GGAATATTTGCAGATCCCCCATCGCTGAAGCAGTCTTCAGGAAGATGGCATCTGATGCTGGTGTTGTTGACAAG TGGGTCATAGACAGTGCTGCCACATCCGACTGGAATATAGGCAGCTCACCGGACGCCCGTGGTCTGGCTTGCCTCAGGAAGCATGGCATTGAAACAACCCATAGGGCCCAACAG GTGACCAAGGAAGATTTCATGAGCTTTGAGTACATTCTCTGCATGGACGAGAGCAACCTGAG TGACTTGAAAAGGAAAGCAAACTCTGTGAAAAACTACCGAGCTAAGATCGAGCTTCTTGGTTCATATGACCCTCAAAAGCAGCTGATCATCAAAGACCCATATTAT GGGAGTGATGAAGACTTTGAAAAGGTGTACGAACAGTGTGTACGCTGCTGCAAAGCCTTTCTGGAGGCGAACTCCTAA
- the fam110c gene encoding LOW QUALITY PROTEIN: protein FAM110C (The sequence of the model RefSeq protein was modified relative to this genomic sequence to represent the inferred CDS: deleted 2 bases in 2 codons; substituted 1 base at 1 genomic stop codon): MFIKATMEATSDTTKILEKGPEYLRKQMELESETKGRMSAVERLAASKPKYVKSQQVVNSTQEPVISLGSASVSSTGSSNRSSNRDGNFGTGSNSTQATCGTQTCSPGQVRRSSSKKRPDSLLLYRQKCELLRGAANDRKHHITRKLLLNSVNKNVPLLEAADKECESEGNTEKITTPEGTAKECSPHVVVSQSEQRRRDGVAEQPAMXSSDSRTKVTAGLLAVPQCEKLKRSGKGVSRSHSDISSRYSKNFADFEAFFKYCGLDGEVIESLGKENFSARSDEIAINIRSISVSTSDDGFSRSSGGSDGLLEDELQKKMRQGTSVIERNARIIKWLYSCKNATETGKKLRDLN; encoded by the exons ATGTTCATTAAAGCCACAATGGAGGCAACCAGTGACACCACAAAAATCCTGGAGAAGGGTCCTGAATACCTTCGAAAACAAATGGAACTTGAGAGTGAGACGAAAGGACGCATGAGTGCTGTGGAGAGGCTGGCTGCAAGCAAACCGAAATATGTGAAAAGCCAGCAGGTGGTCAACTCAACACAGGAGCCAGTGATAAGTCTCGGGTCGGCGTCAGTGAGCAGCACTGGGTCTTCTAACCGGAGCTCAAACCGTGATGGGAATTTTGGAACAGGGAGTAACTCGACACAGGCTACATGTGGTACACAAACCTGCTCACCAGGGCAGGTACGGCGATCCAGCTCTAAAAAACGACCAGACTCTCTC TTACTTTACAGGCAGAAGTGTGAGTTACTGAGAGGCGCAGCGAACGATCGGAAACACCATATAACACGTAAGTTGCTGCTTAACTCTGTCAATAAAAATGTTCCATTACTTGAGGCGGCAGATAAGGAATGTGAGTCTGAAGGCAACACTGAAAAAATCACCACACCTGAGGGAACAGCAAAGGAATGTAGCCCACATGTAGTCGTCTCCcagtcagagcagaggaggagggatggcGTAGCAGAACAA CCAGCAATGTAAAGCAGTGATTCTAGGACAAAGGTAACAGCTGGTCTCCTAGCTGTTCCTCAGTGTGAAAAACTCAAGAGATCGGGGAAAGGGGTCAGCCGTTCTCACTCTGACATCAGCTCCAGGTACTCCAAAAACTTTGCAGACTTTGAAGCTTTTTTCAAGTACTGCGGGCTTGATGGCGAAGTCATCGAGTCTTTGGGAAAAGAGAACTTCTCGGCGCGATCAGATGAAATTGCAATAAACATCCGGAGCATCAGCGTCTCCACATCAGATGACGGCTTTTCCAGGAGCAGCGGCGGCAGCGATGGCTTGCTGGAGGATGAGTTACAAAAAAAGATGCGCCAGGGGACATCAGTTATTGAGCGCAATGCACGAATTATCAAGTGGCTGTACAGCTGCAAAAATGCCACAGAGACTGGGAAAAAGTTGCGAGACCTTAATTGA
- the fbxo25 gene encoding F-box only protein 25 isoform X2 — translation MPFLGKDWRSPGWSWTKTEHGWKRIVLFGHELEDNNREIDLAELCSDNKENLFVGDVCELATTKRKKDLYNNNTKSQFVYRDKWIYVQKGSTKERHGYCTLGEALNRLDFSSAIQDLRRFNYVAKLFQLIARSQLTSLSGAAQKNYFNILEKIVRKVLEDHYNPRLVKELLQDLSSTLHSLTLHVGRCVLVGNVNIWLCRLETILKWQQQLNNLQIPKQMCNGMSFNDLPLHMQNKILYKLSDAYDIINLGQATPTLYLLSENQTLWKRLYHFHFSDKQFCRNVVLTKSDNVDWKLMYFTLQKHYPMKEQYGDTLHFCKHCSILFWKDCGHPCTANDPDSCLMPISPQHFIDLFKF, via the exons ATGCCTTTCTTGGGCAAGGACTGGAGGTCACCAGGATGGAGCTGGACAAAGACAGAGCACGGCTGGAAGAGGATTGTCTTGTTTGGACATGAGTTGGAGGACAACAACAGGGAGATAGACTTGGCAGA GCTCTGCagtgacaacaaagaaaatctgtttgTGGGAGATGTGTGTGAGCTTGCCACAACCAAGAGGAAAAAGGACCTctacaacaataacacaaaatcTCAGT TTGTCTACAGGGATAAATGGATCTATGTGCAGAAAGGGAGCACAAAAGAA CGACATGGATACTGCACGCTTGGTGAAGCACTCAACCGTCTAGACTTTTCTAGTGCCATTCAGGACCTGAGAAGATTCAACTATGTTGCAAAA CTTTTTCAGCTAATAGCCAGATCTCAGCTGACGTCTTTGAGTGGAGCTGCCCAGAAAAACTATTTCAATATACTGGAGAAGATTGTGCGAAAGG TCCTGGAGGACCACTACAATCCTCGTCTTGTcaaggagctgctgcaggacctAAGCTCCACTCTGCACAGTCTGACTCTCCATGTTGGCAGATGTGTCCTCGTGGGTAACGTCAACATCTGGTTGTGCCGACTGGAGACCATTCtcaaatggcagcagcagctcaatAACCTGCAGATTCCCAAG CAAATGTGCAATGGTATGTCATTCAACGACTTGCCGCTGCACATGCAGAATAAGATCCTTTACAAGTTATCTGATGCCTATGACATCATTAACCTGGGACAGGCCACACCTACCCTGTACCTCCTCAGTGAGAACCAGACGCTGTGGAAGAGGCTGTACCACTTTCACTTCTCAGACAAACAG TTCTGTAGGAATGTGGTCCTAACCAAGAGTGACAACGTGGACTGGAAGCTGATGTACTTCACCCTGCAGAAACATTATCCCATGAAGGAGCAGTACGGCGACACCTTGCACTTCTGCAAACACTGTAGCATCCTCTTCTGGAAG